The Apium graveolens cultivar Ventura chromosome 3, ASM990537v1, whole genome shotgun sequence sequence ATATTCATATCtggaaaatatcatttttaaaataatgatttGTAATGTTTGTTTGTAAGATTCAAACAATCCTGGAATAAAAGAACCCCGTACTGTTTGTGGTTGTACCACTGTCAATCAAGAAATTTAGCTCAAACACGGTAAAAGGATAGACTCTACGGTTAAGTCTTCTATGTCATTGCGGTTGTTTGAAGGCATGGATGATGGAACTGACTTTGATTCTTCAGGTATTGGGAAACATTAATATAATGTCCATTTAATTTTTATTCGTACTTACCTATAAAATTGATTTTTAGAGAATTCCATAATTGCTGATTTTCAAGCGGAAGAGGGTGAACTGTTCTGGGATGATGGTActtttttattcaaattttatattccaAAATGGTTAAATATTGTCTCAGTTTATATCCTCTATTTATTTATTTCAGACTGTCAttctgatgaaaaagatgatataAATTTTGAGAAAAATTTGGAAAACTCTGAGAAACTTAATAAACCAGGTATTTTCTGTAATTATATCTTCCGGTCATTTATATCATTTGTCATATTGGTCTTTTTGTAGAATAGTCAATTACCATATCATATTTTGCTGCAGTTCCAAAAGGTTATTCAACTTTGGGTCCTCCAACCGAAACGTGTTTTAAATGTGGAGCTGTTATGTGGAAAGAGGAAAGATCAAATAAGGATGTGACTAAAGGTACTCCCAAGTTTAGCCTGTGTTGTAGTCAAGGTCAGATTAAACTTCCACCCATCCCAGCAACTCGTACATACTTAATTCATTTGTATAGTCACCGTCGAAAGAGCTTTAATTTCAAAAGAAATATCCGTTTGTATAATGCCATTTTTGCATTCACATCAATGGGTGGTAAGGTAGATCACTCTATAAATTGTGGCAGAGCTCCATATGTTTATCGGCTCAATGGCCAGAACCACCATATTTTTGGCTTACTTATACCAGACGAAGGTGATGATCCAAAATTCTGTCAACTCTATATTTATGACACAGAGCACGAGGTTGATAATCGCATGAAATGGGTCAAAGTTGATGATGGTGAACCTATTGACGCTGAAATTGTAGAAGGGTTGGTACATATATTAGATGAAAGTAATCAGTTGGTTAAGAAATTTTGTTACGCCCGGGATAGGTTCAAGGAGCAGCCTGTTAGAGATTtaaaaattaaattgaaaatctGTCGTGCTGAGAATGGTCGTAAGAATCTCATAGGTCTGTCGGACGAAGTTGCTTGCGTGATGGTTGGTGAAATCGATACCACAGTAGGTGATAAAGATATTATTGTTGAGAAGAAGATAAATGATGATTTGAAAGACATTATAATGCAGAAGTGTGACAAACCGCTTGAACATATTTCAAGCATTCACCCGTCGCTCATGGCTCTACAGTATCCTCTACTCTTTCCTCTTGGGGAAGATGGTTACCATAATGAAATTTCGTATGTAGATTCTGAAAcacaaacaaaaaaaaagaaagagaataACCATGAAAGAATATTATGCATATCGACTACAATATCGGAAAAATGAAGGTATTTTTTCTAAATCTTGAAAGGGTTATAATTTTTTCCGATCTGTAGTCCTCATTCATCTGTTTGCTAATAAATGAATACCATTAAATTGTTTAGGTCTTCATGTTCGCTTAGCAGGTCGTCTCTATCAGCAGTATGTTGTAGATACTTTTTCATGCTTTGAGCAAGCGAGATTGTGGTGGTTGAGAACTCACCAAACTAATCTTAGGAGTGATCTTTATAAATCTATTGCGAAGAAGGTAGTTAGTGGAACCACTGATACCTTTAATGTTGGAAAGGGATTTGTATTGCCAGCAAACTTTCTTGGTTGAAGACGATACATGCAACAAAATTTTTAAGATGCCCTAGCTGTTTGTCGTGCAGTAGGTCACCCTGGTCACCCTGACATCTTTCTGACCATGACTACTAACCCTTTATGGGACGAAATCCTTCAAATGATGAAAATCATGCATGGATGTGATGCTCGAGACTGTCCTGATGTAATTGCACGTGTGTTTCATCTCAAACTAGAACAATTATTAGATGATATAAGGTAGAAGAAGTATTTTGGCACTTGCATTGGTGGTCAGTAATTTCTAACAAATTTACTTTGATTAATATACCTGACTTTCTCCAAACTACAATATTAAATACTAAACAAGTTATACTTATTTTTTATTGCAGTAATGTATGTTGTAGAATTTCAGAAGTGCGGACTCCCTCACGTCCATATGTTAATTTGGCTTGTTTCTGAATCGAAGAAGAAGCTGTCATCTAATGTCGATCATTTTGTAAGTGCTGAAATTCCCGATCCTATCACTGATCCAGTTGGTTATGAAGCTGTAAAAACTTTGATGATTCATGGGCCTTGTGACCTCCAAAACACCAAGTCTCCATGCATGAACAATTGTCGGTGTACCAAGCATTTTCCTAAAAAGTGAGTTTTAATTTGGATTTGAACATGATTAGTGTTGTTGCTTCCTGTTATTTAATATTTTTCCATCAATTCCAAGTATTGTCGGGAAACATATTTTGATCAGTCTGGATTCCCAATATATCGTCGTCGTAATACCGGAATCACTGTAAGCAAAGGAAAAATAAATCTTGACAATCAGTGGGTGGTCCCTTATAATAGAGATTTATTAGTCAAATTTCAATGTCACATGAATGTAGAGATTTGTTGTCATGCACGTAGTTTAAAGTATCTTTTCAAATACTCCTTCAAAGGTCATGATCATTGTACAGTAGAAATTACCAGTCAAATTAAATCTTCTGCAGTTGATGAGGAAGCCCCGATCGATGAAATTAATGCATATTTTGATGGTAGATACATTTGTGCCTCTGAAGCTGCCTATCGTATATTTGGTTTTCCTATACATTACAGGTCTATTTCAGTGCTTCGTTTATCTTTTCATATGCCTGGTGAGAGAAGTTGTACCTTTACGGAGAATAAGTTGCTAGAAAGAGTAGTTCGTCATGAAAAAAATAAACACAGTCtgtagcgccctccaaacccgggtcagaagtttggggtccacaccaCATACACAATATACATATAcatgtataagaaatattatttataatgaccctacttcacaaaaccacggatcgcaacaggttaaagtatgaaaacaagccacaaccttaatttattacatcgtaccaaatcccgacttatttaacttacaactgataataaagtTTTTCTTACAATCATACTATCTCTCCACTgcatgaagctcctgctagctcgatccaactcaaactggaaccttagcccgcactttggactgaggaacttctctatcatccatatcttttttaactgtaaaatatataaaaagtttcgcaagagtgagctaactagctcagcaagtcacaataacgataactgaggttaaacaatgatcaaatgagatgattcagaggaatcaagtttctttttaactagtcattagaattggatattcattttaagttttgaaaaccaaggttaggccgctgatcagtcacgcactaaccccgagtgaagcacacagctctgctctacgaactggatcccAGGCACtcattggcctaattcgaccacgaatctggtctgcccacgaatctggtccacataaagaaaactatccaattctaaaacaattcagtataataaacaatgtaattcaataagcaagatcataatcaacagtgataaagcattggtatcgattcatgagtatcacaagggtatatctgggtatgtataagaaacggttttcagtttgtaaaagcatcaggtattagatcagtaatgatttttcaaggtatagttctttgatgttataaggattggttggggtataaaagtttctgtgttttcaaacaattttcttctagtgtttggtgtttggtagttaaacatttggggagtagtatcatatctgtgtggtttattgtctgaggatcaacaaaggatgatttacaaagagtaaggcttatggctcaaaatcaagaaaatcagggtacaaggttaaacagtttaaagcacttgcattataaaacatgagttatgtttaataatagcggCATGTTATGAAACAtttcaaaaacattggtaatatattttgaagaaaagttcaaaaatacttgccttacagggctttacaactattacggattgactctgagccgactctgtcgctcaggctttaacgtccaaccactatacCACATTAGGTTcaacttcgacactcaggtttttctgttgaaactctactgagctcgaCGACTGACTACAAGGTCATCTTTgatccaacgtccactttcggtaTCCCAACTAGAATCTACAGGGTcaaaataccctatgttagatgtccaggtatgcttgacatatcctcgatacttctaacgatattcaaacccgactcataGTTATGTATATTACAATAACACAtgcaacaagtagggttcacaatctcgaaaatcggttcagtcttcgttttcggaaaatatatatatactctttattttacgaaatcagggttatcgatttggcaaaatatttcagtACATCatacaaccaagtttcgtatataaaatatacacatatacatatagtcactcgacgtcccgataatcattggatacgttcctgtatttatataattcagtttcccggaaatcgggcagcgtctcctttgtttatcggactacctgTCGAAATATTAGTCAACGCCAATTCAATAACAACAATCCaattcacaacaaccacaatcccaaccaccagttcaacccaacaatcaatccaatcataattcgtcaactaaattacgtactcgacttttaatgtaaaatcaaattctcgtttcaaagataatttcacgtattaattaatttattttaaaatattaggactcagaattatatcatcaccgtccaccgtccgctcgtcgaaattcatcgcggacggcggtaaaatccgcgggtacccAAAAATTTTTAGTGTCCAACACGTATTCTAccaattaattaatcataattccCGCAGAAATATTTACTTCACGAATTGCAATCAATAAACTCTgcaaaaattttataaaattaattaatttatccTGTCAATACAAAGTAAATGGCAAAACAGCGCAGGGGGAATAGGCCATACGTGCTGCCAAAAGCTACAGGGTCACCTCGCCGAAATCAGCCCGGCGGCGACCAAAGAAAAGACACAATCACTTAACTGCAGTACACACAagtacgtatgtatatatatgcatatacaATCAAGCAGGAATAAGATCAAACGACCGAGACCAACCGGAATTGGGCGGCGGCGGTTCACCGGAGTGCACAGCGGCGAGAACGCGGGGAGAACAGAAAGAAAAGAAAACCGGATGATACAAGGAAGCAGAGAAGAGGATGAAGAGATTAAGAGAGGAAAAGAATTAGAGAGTTTTCCAGAGAAAATTGATGTTGATGTGTTCTGTTGAAGAAAGGAGGTGAAGAACAAAAATGTAAATGATAACCTGTACTACTGCCACGCGTCCCAAAATAAGGGatacataccttatttataatcGTATATCCCATTTTTAACACCGTTTTATGAATTTTTAACGATACATAGCACGTGCaaattttatcaaaataatacaaaaatataattttaaagttttataaatattctGAAACTACTAAAACGAGAAATTCGCAATTTTAAAACATTTTGCATTACGCGATatatgtaacgaccgagaattttgcgtcgtaattaagaaagtaaagtatgtgttatgtgatgagattatgtgattaagtggtgattatttgtcttatctgtatactagagttaaggagcgtggataaaaacgttccaatttaaagagtcagcttagaagtcaagctgtggttttgggccgtcaggtagaacggaacccgtcctaatatagaaattaaataatataaaatgtgaattatatgtgaagtaaatgaatgaagtatttcgtcttaagagacgtgttgattggcaaaggtaatgagaagcgtattcgaaacgcagagcgtcgggccgtcaggctgaacgtgacccggtacgcgtaaaaagggaataaagattaaagagggatagattctatgatcagacctgagtcgttatatgactatatgcgtgtgattgcttgaatgtgtgcatgattatatgttctgtgttaatttctgtgaattttaaaggaattatgtgatttacataagggtttatttaaccttcgtacatttttataaaatcatctgagatggataaaaatatgggatttgttctgttatcttcgtagaggtcttagagactttttttaaaaatgataagtgaatttaattgtgggtctttgcatttttaaattgattttatgtggaaaaagtatttattaaagcgagtttgcgaaattcatataaaatcaaccgctcgctcaaattcttattatgagtaatggatgaaaagctaatttcgagacctacgtgttaaaaatgtcattttcaataattctcgactttccgagagagatatattttgtatttgaattttatcgcatttaagtaaaaagaaaagggatgagtgagtaaaaggaagttggtaaattactagattgcccttgtttctaagtgctatatataacccactttcttttcttttctttcttttgtgcactcattctctcttttctctcttctctctttctttctctcgtctctctcccgaacactctctctctctttcactccctctcggccctctcatctctcatctctctcacttgcatgcaacccccaaatcttactcaaactcaaagatattgctacctttagcctttattttcggtatacttcttgATTCATATATGCATGTAAGTATTTGCAAGGTTTTGTTGAAGTGATCACTATGGTTGTGTTTAAGAAAAATAATTTCTTGAagcataactataagagtgattttaagaggttgtggaggtcataaactcgagaggagatccgtcatggactctctcaaagttcgaccaccaccggccatgatccaaaggagagccggtgggtttttcatgatgtgattgttggattttaatgttgcatgttatgatttcttgaaaacttgaaaaaaaagggggttttgcttcttttgttgaaaattgagtatgtgattggtaaaatgatttccttgattgtaaaatgaatgtgttcaagtgattgttgcttagaaaatcaaattttatgatttgcatgtgagttttgcttcggctttatgctaataaaaagggaaattgaattttgtgacttgatcttggtatgaactaagcttaattagtagaaaatagagttgcatgttgatttaaaagaggagttagtgatgcatgtcaatgtttggttcttggattgtgagtttttgaatttttgccgaatagaaaatgggtttagaagagattgatttgtgattaagtaaatgcatgcatgttgattgaataatttgattaaggtttgagtcattaggtgatatttggctttgtgcttcgaaaatcttgatgaaaatgagttaaatgactaagtGAAGGCTTAAAACAAGCTAAAAATGTGATATAGGACTTTGtatgtcaagattgatctttgtatgtgtgttttcttgataaacccgaatgggttgaatctttaaagtggtttgttgtgagtagacttgattaaagtaatgatggatggtgattagactaataaggaatgaattattgttgcatgctaagtttgggttcgaatttttgagttaataagaaagaaaattgaatttggtgagataatcttggtaaacactaagtttgtataatttaaaagcaattgcatgatagttttaaaggagatcaatgagtgcatgctagtaattagtctttgagttgaaaattatgttcttgccgaatgaaaataagataaaaaggggataacttggtgattaagtgtatgcatgttaatttga is a genomic window containing:
- the LOC141714135 gene encoding uncharacterized protein LOC141714135: MSLKEATPTPPNNNEGSIPSGSSVIATNYRAPLSDITNKSSHGVFRGTHVSGNRMSTNQTTTSTNLRSPLSDISNKFIQGMDDGTDFDSSENSIIADFQAEEGELFWDDDCHSDEKDDINFEKNLENSEKLNKPVPKGYSTLGPPTETCFKCGAVMWKEERSNKDVTKGTPKFSLCCSQGQIKLPPIPATRTYLIHLYSHRRKSFNFKRNIRLYNAIFAFTSMGGKVDHSINCGRAPYVYRLNGQNHHIFGLLIPDEGDDPKFCQLYIYDTEHEVDNRMKWVKVDDGEPIDAEIVEGLVHILDESNQLVKKFCYARDRFKEQPVRDLKIKLKICRAENGRKNLIGLSDEVACVMVGEIDTTVGDKDIIVEKKINDDLKDIIMQKCDKPLEHISSIHPSLMALQYPLLFPLGEDGLHVRLAGRLYQQYVVDTFSCFEQARLWWLRTHQTNLRSDLYKSIAKKVVSGTTDTFNVGKGFVLPANFLVMYVVEFQKCGLPHVHMLIWLVSESKKKLSSNVDHFVSAEIPDPITDPVGYEAVKTLMIHGPCDLQNTKSPCMNNCRCTKHFPKK